Genomic segment of Rhodococcus rhodochrous:
ACCGGATCTCGGTGCGCAGGTGATCGACGCGAGCTTCCTGAAGGACTGGTTCCCGAGCACGGGTAGCGCCGAGTAACCCGACGGCACATCCCGACCGGCCGGTCGCCCGAACAGGGCGGCCGGCCGGTGGCGTTCCGGGACCCTGACGACGAGTGTTGACATTGACGCAACGTCAAGATGCACGCTGGTCGTAGCCGGAAAGAAGGGGGTGGGGCAGGTGCGGGAATGGTCGATCCAGCAACTGGCACGCGCCGCCGGTGTCACCAGCCGCACACTGCGGCACTACGGCGACGTGGGGGTGTTGCGTCCGAGCCGCACCGGCAGCAACGGCATGCGGTTCTACGACGAGGACGCACTCGTGCGTCTCCAGCGCATCCTGCTGCTCCGCGACCTGGGGCTGGCCCTGCCCGCCATCCGCGACGTGCTCGCCGGTCACGACGACACCACGAGCGCACTGCGCACCCACCTCGACCTGCTCGAACACGAGCGCCGGCAGTTGGACCGCCGTATCGCGGCGGTGCGCACCACCTTGGCGAAGACGCAGAGAGGGGAGGAACTCGTGGCAGACGAAGTGTTCGACGGGTTCGACCACACGCAGTACCGGGACGAAGTGATCGAACGGTGGGGCAAGGACGCCTACGACTCGGGCGACCGTTGGTGGCGGGGCATGGACGCCGCCGCCAGGCACGACTGGATGAAGCAGGTCGAGCAACTGAACCACGACTGGATCGCCGCGGCCCGGGCCGGGCTGGACCCGGCCGGGCCCGAGGCGCAGGACCTCGCACGGCGGCACGTCGCCTGGCTGTCGTCGATCCCGGGCACCCCGGGAGGCGGCACTCCGGAGGGCAGTCCGCGCGAGTACGTGCTCGGTCTCGCCGACATGTACGTCGAGGACGAGCGTTTCGCAGCGAACTACGGAGGCCGGGAGGGCGCCGAATTCGTCCGTGACGCGCTCACCCACTACGCGTGAGTGTGACCGCCCTCTCGGTCCGCCCGGACCGAGAGGGCACCTTCGCGGCGGAGTCGCATACCCTGGTCTCCCGTGACTGCTGCATCAGCGCCCCAGCCCTCCACCGGTGAGTACGACCTGATCGTCGTCGGCTCCGGATTCTTCGGACTGACGATCGCCGAGCGCGCGGCCACGCAGCTCGGCAAGCGAGTGCTCGTGATCGAGCGTCGCCACCACCTCGGTGGCAACGCGTACTCCGAGCCCGAGCCGGAAACCGGAATCGAGATCCACAAGTACGGTGCCCACCTGTTCCACACCTCCAACAAGAGGGTGTGGGACTACGTGAACCAGTTCACCGATTTCACCAACTACCAGCACCGCGTGTTCGCGATGCACAAGGGCCAGGCCTACCAGTTCCCGATGGGTCTCGGTTTGGTGTCGCAGTTCTTCGGCCGGTACTTCAGCCCCGACGAGGCACGCGCCCTCATCAAGGAGCAGGCCGCCGAGATCGACACCGCCGAGGCGAAGAACCTCGAGGAGAAGGCCATCTCCCTGATCGGCCGCCCGCTCTACGAGGCGTTCGTCCGCGACTACACGGCCAAGCAGTGGCAGACCGACCCGAAGGAACTGCCCGCCGGCAACATCGCCCGGCTGCCCGTCCGCTACACCTTCGACAACCGCTACTTCAACGACACCTACGAGGGCCTGCCGGTCGACGGTTACACGGCGTGGCTCGAGAACATGGCGAAGGACGAGCGGATCGAGGTCCGGCTCGACACCGACTGGTTCGCGGTGCGCGACGAGATCCGCGCGGCCAGCCCCGACGCTCCCGTCGTCTACACCGGCCCGCTCGACCGCTACTTCGACTACGCCGAGGGTCGCCTCGGATGGCGCACCCTCGACTTCGAGACCGAGGTGCTGCCCACCGGCGACTTCCAGGGCACCCCGGTCATGAACTACAACGACGCCGATGTGCCCTACACCCGGATCCACGAGTTC
This window contains:
- the glf gene encoding UDP-galactopyranose mutase; the encoded protein is MTAASAPQPSTGEYDLIVVGSGFFGLTIAERAATQLGKRVLVIERRHHLGGNAYSEPEPETGIEIHKYGAHLFHTSNKRVWDYVNQFTDFTNYQHRVFAMHKGQAYQFPMGLGLVSQFFGRYFSPDEARALIKEQAAEIDTAEAKNLEEKAISLIGRPLYEAFVRDYTAKQWQTDPKELPAGNIARLPVRYTFDNRYFNDTYEGLPVDGYTAWLENMAKDERIEVRLDTDWFAVRDEIRAASPDAPVVYTGPLDRYFDYAEGRLGWRTLDFETEVLPTGDFQGTPVMNYNDADVPYTRIHEFRHFHPERDTYPADKTVIMREYSRFAENDDEPYYPINTSEDREKLGAYRALAKQEAAENKVLFGGRLGTYQYLDMHMAIASALSMFDNVLAPHFESGAPIAGDAS
- a CDS encoding MerR family transcriptional regulator; translated protein: MREWSIQQLARAAGVTSRTLRHYGDVGVLRPSRTGSNGMRFYDEDALVRLQRILLLRDLGLALPAIRDVLAGHDDTTSALRTHLDLLEHERRQLDRRIAAVRTTLAKTQRGEELVADEVFDGFDHTQYRDEVIERWGKDAYDSGDRWWRGMDAAARHDWMKQVEQLNHDWIAAARAGLDPAGPEAQDLARRHVAWLSSIPGTPGGGTPEGSPREYVLGLADMYVEDERFAANYGGREGAEFVRDALTHYA